Part of the Candoia aspera isolate rCanAsp1 chromosome 1, rCanAsp1.hap2, whole genome shotgun sequence genome, GGCTTTCCTTTCTGAAGTGGAGCTGTAAACCCAAATGTTTGTCAGGGTGTTAATTTGGGCTGACTGTATTGATACTCCCACAATTCCAGCATGAGTTGCATCATTAAATCATCTTAATAAAAATGATGCCTCCATGTCCTGAGGGTTTATAATCTGAGGATGAAATTAAAGAACCGGTAACATAGCCAACAGCCATCTGTAGTGCAATTTAATGGGCCAGCTAGAGAGCATCGCCTGCTAAGCTTATAATCACCCACCCAGAAATCTCACCTCAACTTCTTTGAAAATCAAGGCTGTTCCCACCTTCTATTTTAACCTTGCATGTAGGGTTTACAGCTGAGTTCCATGCCTTCAGCTCTTAGGAATGTTGTTCAAATTCCTTGCACTTCACCCAAGTACCCTTTCAAAAAGCACACTTCACTGCAAATTTGCCTTGCATGGACTTTCTGTTGACCAGAAAATGTTCAGTTTGGTTTCCTACTTGAACTTCTGCATGAGTACTCATGTATAAATTCCTTTGTAGTTCTACTTAAGAAAATACTTACCAATATTGAGTATTTCCTATGCCCAGAATCATCACCACAAATATCTGCTTacagggaagaagggaaggaaagcagCTTTCACAGAAAGAGGATATCAGATGCTGTTATGTCAGATATAGCCCAGAAGATTCAATTCATTGATGTTCCTGTTCAGTTTAGAAAGGATTATGCAAAACTTTCCAGATTTACCCAATCCAGCGCTTTCCAAATGTTGATTACTTCAATTATCCTCAACCAATGAGGCCAAGGGCACAGATGTCCCATTTAATTGTTGAATACTCAGGGCTTTTGTGTCTCAGGCCCTGCCAGCCCCAAAATAAGGATGCAACTAAACATACATGGTGCTTCAGCCAAAAGAAATTTAACAGTCTTGTTTTGTCATGAGTTGAGCCAAAAGGGCAGACCGAGAGTTATATCATAGGCAGATCCATCCTGCACTAGCAACCGCATGAGGATGAAAAGTAAAAGTAGACGCAGCAACAGCTTTACCCTTATTTTAGCCAAAAGGGAAGGCTTTCTCCTCCCACAAGCTGAATATTGCTTGGCTTGAGTGAGTATAAACTTTTGTCAGCGTTACTATATTCAACTGACAAAGCTCTGCTAAACTAAGGGGAGGGTGATTATAATCTGCTCTTCCATGCCCCTTTCTGCAAAACAACCATTAGCAATGAAAGATGCTTAAAACCCTTTCACATTGCAGTTATGTTTGGATCTAACTATGGGAAACCATTGGCCAAGAATTACAATACTCCTTCAGAACTTTGGAGTCGGGAGAGTAGTTATAGTTCTTGGCTTTTCACACAGCCTTAGGTGCAATTATGATGTTTGTTTTAACAGCTAATCTATTACAAATTTTGACTATCTTCTAGTCAGCCCTGTTTGTAATTTGTTATCAGTAAGAGACCCTTAATCCAGGGGATCACTGGGTTGTCTCAGGGACCTCCTtatccaaaattattttctctgttcatcaAATCAAAGGAGCTCCTCAAGATTGCACCCCATATGAAGACAGATGGGTATGGGCAAGAAGATagaccttttctgtggcagcccccATCCTGTCAAATAGGCGGCCCTTGGAGATGTGCTTGGCCCTCTCACTCTTAGTGTTTAGGAAATCTCCCAAGACCTTCCTTTTTAATTGGGCCATTGATGGTCTTTCTGCATAGTGAAGGAATGACTGCCACTCTTATGACAGTGTACTATAGAAGGTAGATTTTATGTCAGATTTTTCTGAACACTGTTCAGAGTCTTTATGATGGTATATAAATTATGTTAAtaatttaaaagtaaattaaCTATGATGCATGAACCTAGGGCTGCAAGCATGACATGTGCTTCTGCAAGCTTTGTGGTAAAATGCCCCTGCTAAAGGATGCTGGAGAATTCACTTCTCAGGTACATGAATATTACTACTATCATAATTCTGCCCCCTAAGAGAAACATTTTGTTCTTCCCTGCAGGAGTTAATGGCTACCGATCAATTCTGAaggtgaaaggggaaaaaatcctgagGCACCATTGTGAAAGGGAGGGGACAAATCTGTCATTAATTATTCTAATATATGAGGCAACAATCATGGTTTGACCCCTCACTTGCGTTCTGTAAAACTCAATGAGAACTAGTAAACTCATTCTAGTTGTATAACTCCCCCTTTGATGTGATTCTCAAGTATGGTGGAAATTTGAGATGTGGGTAAGAGGGCAATCTCAGAAAATGAACATTCACAACTTGGAAGCTAGAATGACAATGGAATGAATAATTCAGCTGCAGTGCGTTTGGCTCTGTTTGAGTGAAGGCTCCAACAGAAATTGGATTAAAAAGTCAGAACTGGCTGGATACTGTTGGGAGAGGGTTGGAATGCAGGGGCTAAGTATTATTCCGCTGATCCGTCACAATAAAACGTTAGTGACATATCATTATTGAACTCAGCCTCCTTAATAGAATATGAAAAGCAACAtcactgcattaaaaaaagagagatcagaaaaggaaACAGACAAGTTCACCTAACATTTTCTTTGTTAATTATGAAAGCTTGTACCACtacacataacaacaacaactgctgaGGAAGAATAAGCATGGTTTCTGCAGAGGACAGTTCATTTCACTAATCTTCTGGAGTGCTGAAAAGCATCAGTATCTAGATAGCAGAGATCTTCTGCATATTAAACTGAAGGGCTGAACAAAGTCAATAATCATGAGTAAGATCTTGTTAGTGGATTAGTATTTGGTGAAAGAGCAGGAAGTGGAGAGTAGTATAAACAAATCTGAGGAATGTAAATAAAGGAATTCCCCAGGGTTTGTGCTTTTTTATATGTTCTTATATAATCTGTATTTGTTTCCTTGATCAGTTATGGCTGAACTAATCAGGGAAAATTTGCTCAAGTTTTTAGGTAACACCAAAAAATCTAGGAAATAAAATTCAGCTGTGTAGAGCTTAAAAATGGCCAGAGACATAAAgcaaaaaatagtaattaaaaaaacctttccaCAACAGAGTTACAGCATCTGATAGGACCTAAGTGGAAAAATGATCTTGAAGTCATGGTTGATAGCTTAATGAAAATGCAAAATCTGTACATCAATTATAAAAAGCTAATTTCACATTAGGAAGAGGTCTGAAATGAAGCTAGGTCCATGATAATTTGGTGTGCCCtcatctggatgttctggatgcCAGGAAAAGATGCTGAATAGAGAGCTAAAGGACCAAAAGGTTAGAGTTTCCCTCTTGTCAGTGAAATCCTAAAAATATGGACTTGCTTgcttagaaaaagaaacagataaaGGATGAGGAGATCCTCATACAGTTTATACAATTATGAATTGCATGAATAAAGTAGGTAAAGAAAAGTGTAAGCTCTAGAAATTCACACCATCTTTAACTTATTTACTTTAATTCTTAATGTAAAGAAGTGTCATGTGTAATTGAATTTACCTATATTCTTCTCTCTTCCTGGTTCTTACTTGTTGACTCTATTAAAACATACGTTTCCTGTGGGTGTTGATCATTCTTTTACCTATGTAACTCTATAAAACACAATGCACACTGATAGTGCTGTATAAATACTGTAGATTTAGAACATGCAAAAGAACACATGGCTAACTTACGGAGTTGACCAATACAAGATGTATCACAAATGATACTGATACTGCCTTTGATGCCTTCTTCAAGGGACAATACAAATTCAGGAAAGAGAATAGGCCTACCCAAGAGTTGCAGTTGTTATGGCACATGCAACTGGAAAGAGATGTGACTTCCATACTCTACCAATAGGCTGCTGGGAAGTATCTGGCAGACCATTATTAAAAACAGAAGGCCAGATCATGACTTAAAATCATGAGGAAAAATGATCCAATTCCCACAGCACTCATTCCAATGTGGTATTCCCATGATGAGATGAGTAATAGAAATGGGCAATGCTTGCTGAAATGGGTAACGGAGTGCCTCCAAGCAACTCTCATTTGTTCAAAATACAGCTGATACACATTTTTCAAAAGATTAATGGTGAAACTGTCTCAGGCCACAACAACAGTATCAGCCTTTATCCAGAATGAAGGATGGAAACCGGAATGATATAGTTCAACTTGCAAGGAGAGGGTGTGCCTTGGCTGAACTATCTTTTCCTGCTCTTATCTATCAAAGGGGAATGCTCTACCTAGTTTAATCCTTCTAAACTGTAGTTCTTCTCTTCATTTATCTCTGACTTACAGCTTTTCCTGTTACTCAAACAGTGCCACTTCATCTAAAAACCTACACATTAACTGGGGACTGGGGCCCAAATTACCATGTACGTTGTAGTTATGCTACCAAACTACAGTGGAGGCATTGAACAGTGCTGCGGATGCCTCTAAGTATCTCCTACTCATTATAAATCAACCAGACAAAAAGCAGAATCTGAAGCTGGAATAAATTATTCTGGTTTCATCAAACCTCCGTAATTCAGGCTATTCCTAGTAGTCTTAAGAGTGAAAGGAGACATCCTGCCATGCTTTGAGAACTATCTTGGCACAACCCTGGCAAGGCTGACAAAGAGCACAAGGCAGCTCTGTATGTTCTATAAATCAGGAGCATCGAACCCAATTACTGCCTAATCTTAAAAGCTCTTTATAAGCAATAAGTTTGAGTCTCTGGCAATAGAAGTGAataggggtgggggagggagaggagatgGCTAATAAGGTGTCAGAAAGAGCAGCACTAATTTTGTTTGCCTCCATCCTGAATGCTTAAGTTCCATCCAACATTGCTATGATTTCCTACAGATTACTTCCAAGGAAATGTCCACCCTTCTGTAAGTGAGCCATGTCCAGAAACTCAGTTTTGTTTAAATTATGGTGATTCTGAGCAGGATCAATTCTGCCTCTAAATATAATATTCCATACCTTTAGGGTGCAACTGCAGAATATAAACAAAGGAATAATGAGCCCTCACTATCTTTTCCAGCTTGAAATCTTCAATTATTCAAGAGTCAGGGCTTACCCCAGAAGTGACTAGCTGACCCAAAATTAtggcttgatttttaaaaatctgaaacattTCTCCTGCCCTGTTCTATAGCATTTACCTCAATGAgacatttttcttctggaaaaattAGAATCTGATGACTGGGACCAAAGGAATTTGTGCTGCTGCATCTTGGCTGACATTCAAAGGCCACAGCGCACCCATTGTGTAAGGAAATGGAAATCATAATTGCTGCCATTGGTTAATTCAGAGCTATAAACTGACCAGCCCCACCAACCCCATTCTGCCTTGCAAATCCTGATGATCTGAAGAACATCACCTCTGCCTCTCCTCAAGGTGATTCAATTCTTCTTTAGAGTAAACAGCAACACTACCAAATTCAACTGTGCAGTAGGCTATCTGCCCACCTTTTGATGTTCCTGTTCTTAGGGCTGCTGATATGTAAGTCTCAGCTGCTGTGTTTCATTAGGACATTTGGCAACTCCAttcaaaagaaaaacatggaGGCCATGATGATAGCCAGAGGGAGGTTGATCAGGGCCTATGGGAAACAGAGGCATTGACTGAAGAGGGACTTACTGGGCCAGAGTTCTGCTACTGTAGGACAACAGGCAAAATGAACATGAAGTTCACATCCATAGATTTATCTTGAGGCTGGAAAAAATAATCATTAAGACAATACAATGCAACATATTTACATGATTCCTTAAGTGCACACACTTGTCCCACTGGTTCAGCCATTCATCCAAAGTGCTTTCTTCATTCTCAAGGAAACAAAATAGatgtgggatggggtggggtgggatggggtggggactCTTGACTCagcagcatgcccctcctgctccCTAGATGAGATGACATCTAGCAAACCTGCTACCGTACAACAAGGCAGGAAACACAGAGCTTGGAGGGGCCAATACAGTCATCATGGCAGAAGGCCCCGCAGCCCTTGCACACAATCATGGCTTTCAAGCGACAGTAGCACTTTGAGGGCAAGTCCTCCAAGCCACCATCTTCTGCAAAAGCCTGGCTACGGAGGGATTGCCCATGGCTACCAGTATTTGCTGACTGGCTAGCAGGGATGGCTGTTACAGTTACAGAGAAGGACACGACATCCCCCATGCGGCTGGGGTCTGATAGTCCAGTCAGGAGAGTTTCTTCATGCATGTCTGGAGAAGTGGAAACATTAATCGTGCCACTGTAGCCTGGTCCAACAAGTTGTGCAGGAGTAGGACTTCCAAAGAGCTGAGGAGAGGGTGAGGGTGAAAGCAGCAGGGGCTGCTGTGGGGTAGCATTTGCTGAAGCGCAAGTCTTAAGCTCCCTACTGCAAGGTCTCATTTCTCCTCTAACTGCCTGGGCCACTTGTTCTTGGGCTGCCTGAATAAAATCTTTTGCTGGGCTGCTTTCAGCATAGTCTTGACCTGTTGGGAATAGGTGAATGCTTCTCTCCTTGTGGCTTACTGCTGTCTGCTCCAGTTTTACATTGGAAgctgcctgccttcctcttcctccttcatgaGTCAAAGATTCCTCTTTAACCTTGAGATGGGCTGCTTCATCTTCAGTCATGTCACCATCTGTGTCTCCTTCATCTTTGCCACCACTGCTGTCACTATCATCTCTAGATGTACGTTCCCGGTCCTCAAATTTCATCAGGGGCCCATCTGAGCAGAGGAGGCTCTCTGGGGGCAGGGCGAGGTTTCTTCGTAGGTTCTCGGGGCAGCGTCCATAGGTAGAAACATTCAGGAGGTAATGGCCAGACATGGCAGGCTTGAATGTCCTTCTCCCTATGAAGCCCAGTGTGAAACTTTGGCTGGTGGAGCTGCTCTCTAGTGGGAAGTGTGGTGGGAGGAGGGGAAGACgtggagggggagagggggcagGAGGGAGGCTCTGCATGGGGAATTTCTGCATGACGGTCTGGAGAATATGTTCTTGGGCACTCTCGTTTGAAGTTTCCTGGCTGCTGTACAGGTTTGTAGGTTTCCACAAGTCCTGCCCTGGTAAAGAGGTTAAGGGCGGAGGATCTTGGGACTGTCCACAATGGCTGAGTCTTGGCTTCCCACCTCTTGGGAAGGTGATGAGCAGctgcctttccccttcccttggaGGGCCAGGCCTGGAATCAATTGTGTTCTCTTTGCCTTCCTTCATAGGCAGTGCAACACTCTTAATCTCAACTCTTGTCAGGGGCTTTGGCAGGATCTGCTCCATTGGGACTTCTTTACCTTGCAGCAGCTGAGCAACCAGGGGATTATTAGCAGGAATGCTGGAGCTGGCCTTGACTGCAGATGTGCTTCCACTTGAACCTGAGGAGCCTGGGGGGAGTTGAGGGCTGTGGGCTACCAACAACGTGTTATGAGGCGGAGGCGGCAAGGTGGACACAGGCACAGTGCCAGCCTgagaagaaaggggagggggtgcCTTGAAGGGTACAGCTGACACCAGAGATGCAGAAAGCAAGGCATTGGCTTTGTCTTCTGAAATACCTGTGCCGGCAGCAGAAGCTGTTTTGGATATACTTTTGCAGTTCACTCCAGTCTCAAAGCCACAGGGTGTTCTTGTGACCTGGTTAAGAGCAAGAGGGTTATTTCTAAGTTTTTCCATCACTGAAGCAAGATCAGTTGTTGAGCCCAAAGAAGCTGTGACATCCTGAGTGGCAGGCACAGTCAAAAGGCTGGGGTTTGCACAGCGGACATTGCCTACTGCTGGTTGTGAGATTGACGTGGTCTCCATGCCTGGGCTGCGACTTGCAGTTCTGGATTGTGCTGGGGGAGCCGGCTGTAGCTGTGCTCTAGCAGCACTGCTTGTGGCTGCTGGTTCTGGAGCTGGGGAGTCTGCTGGGGAGAAAGGGGTTGGGCAAGAGGGCAAAAGCCTTCTTGGACTTGTCCTGCTTCCAGAGCCTGCCATGTCCAATGTAGCTCCATGAGGCCTCCCTGAGGGTGGACTGCTCCTGTCCTCTCCTTTCCCCCCTCCTGGCCCTGGGCCTGGGATGGCTTCCACAATGGAGGCAGCAGTAGCAGCAATGGAGGCTGCTGTGGCTGCTTCGGCTGCAGCAGCTGCTCGCTGGGCCCTGGCCATCCTAGCCCTGGCCTTGATGTCGGCCAAAGTTCTGGCTCCCGTTCTCCTGATGATTGGGAAGGGGGGCCTGGGAGAGACCTGGCTAGCAGACAGTAATGCTGGAGCTCCTTGGATCCTGGGGACTTGGATCTGGAAGAGAGGAAAGCACATCAATAAATGGGAAGGGAAAGCACCTCTCACTCATCTTTCTTCTCTTGGAACAAAGCAAGAGACTCAGGGCAAAATGGCCTTTGTGAGCCCCAATCCAAGGAAAACACTTCTTGGCAGACAGAGGAATTGAATACACTGGATTCTCTTATGCCCGCCTCTTCTTTCAAGAGGCTGTTATAATGAATAGAAGGTGCTTCCTTCTGGAATGTAAGGAGGTGCAACAGCCAAAAATTTAGACTTCTGATTCATCAGCCTCAGTGCTGGTAACTTTCCAGTATTCATTTTGTCTGAttgttcactcactcactcattatTTATGTTTAAGGCAGCTAAtaaggaaatagaaaaataatgaaacagtaattaaaatcccattaaaaattaCACACATAATCTCTGAAGTCAACGAACCAACTCAAATGGCTTGGCTGAAGAACAAGATCTAGATTCCTTCCTCTTTACTCAGGGGATTCCTCTTAAAGTGAGATTATCAGTGGTGAAAGGGTGTTGTTCAAACACCTTAGTACTGAATCTCCCAGATCAGAATTGCCCAACCTGAGCTCATCCCACCCTCATTCTGTTTGCAAAGATTCAGCCTGCCAGCAAACAGCAGTGACAGATGTACTTTCTCTtccaaaataaagagaaatatagAACAATGCAGGGATTGTGAAAGAGGACCCTATCAGCCTGCAGGAGTCACAGGAACATAATGGAATGAGCTTAACACATAGGGTTCCTTTACCCTGAGCGGAGGGACTTTTGGCATGGGCGCGATGGGAAAGCACTGCGGTGGGCCCTGAAAAGGCGGCCTGGTGGGGCACTTCTCCGTCACGTGGAGCTGTTTTTCGGGTGTCATCAGTGCCTCTTCAGGAATCTCTGATTTTCTCTTGAAAGCCCGGCTTCCAGTGTCCATTTGTTCTGCGCCAGTGGCAGGAGCCTCCTTTGCAGAATTCTCCTGAGATTCTACTTCTGGGCTTGGTTTAGTGCCAGCAATGGCTGCATTCTTTGGTTTACTTGGATTTTGTCTCACCAGGGACTCCAGGCAGGCAGGATGTGGTGCCGCTCCTTCTGGCTCCTCAACTCTCTTGAAAAGCTTCAGAGGAATCTGGCTGCTAAACTGGGAGGAGGCACTGCTGTCAGAAGGATTCACAGGCTCTTCTGGCTTAAAGGCCTTGGGCTGCTCAATCTCCTCTCCTTTAGCAGCTGCTGTTACAGCTGGGAGAACCTGTACCTTTGGGCCCACAAGAGAAGTGGCCTGTTCTTTGTCAGGTGCTGCTTTATGGACTACTGTGTATTTCTGCAACTGAGCTGCTAAACTCCCAGCCTGTGCTTGATTCTGAACAGTAGGGATACAAGAAGTCAGTTGCTTGGACTCTTCAAGGCTTAGCCCAGAACTAGAAGAcaagaagagaaagcagaaacaTTTGTAAGATACAGGGCAATTCTTCCCTGGTCATCAAGCAGAGTGTCATTCAATAAGGAAATCTGTTGGAAGTGCTGATTCTTCATGGGGAAGCAACAAGTATTCAAATCTTGCAGCCTGTCAGAATATTAATAGGTTGGTTCTTGTTATATATGTGCCTCGGTCGAGTAAAGACCTAGTAGGtccatttacacaacatgctaagcttgattTATGTTAATCTTGGCTAGTTTTTGTTTTGTGGGTTAATGAGTTATTTGAATCTAGCCTGTTTCTTTAGATGACTGTGCAATGTCCTATGCAAACCCAGggaatgggttaattcagtagccAGGTTAAGAATGAACACAGACGTGGTGACAGAAAGAGAGAACTGGGGGAGAACAAATCAGCATAACAGAAAATCTCAGCTGACTGTCAAGGGAAGGGTTCTTTTTCCTCATTATGAGGAAGCAGTAATTGAGGAGGACCCAAGCTGACATAGTagattaaaggagaagagactaaTCACGGCCTTAGGCAGGCAGTGGAGACCACTTCCTTTAAAAGGGCTGCAagtcccttctcccctccctctgtaGCTTAAATGGTAGTAGGAGCTCCAGTTCTGGGAGCCATTTATCCTATTAAGAACCAGTGCAGAACAGCAGTGCACTGGCAAGTAGACCATTCTGTGAACGGAGAAGTCCTAGTTTTAGTATCTTTTCAACTATGGATATTCTATATAAGAGACTGCTCTTTCAACCCTCAACTGAAATACCAGGCACCtttccaaaattatttaaaatatttctggaatCATGTATTTAAAATGCTTTGAACATTTGGATAATTCATTTCTGAGCAGCGCAATACAAAGTAAAGCAttcctccaaagcagccttccaTGCAGTTGTATAACTGTTCAGAGTTCAGGCCCAACTGCCATCAGCTCAAGAGTctcagaaaggaaagagaaaggcatTTTGATCAGGCAGGGCAGACTAAGTCCTTACCTCTGGCCATAATAACTCTCAAAGAAGCGCTCTTTCCAAAGTTccactttcttctccttttctagtTCCTGCCGAAGTCTTAGCTGCATCTCTGGAGTGAACTCCCCTGCCACACACACAGAGTGGAAGAAAAGAAGTTAGCAAAATACAGAAATGTCTGCCTTTTCCAACCTCCATTGCTGCACTGGCTTTGCTGAACATAAATGTCCCAAACCTTCTCAAAAGTCACTAACGTCCATATTTTAGAAACCtttcaattttcttggcaagggaggttacttttgtttcatttattggtCTGGTCTCATGCTTCTCTGGGCAGGTAGTTCCTTCAGTAAATACCTGTTCATTCTCACCAGCCCCTTTGAAACAGCCTCAAAAGCCTAGAGACCTGCCTCCAGATGTCCTCACCTTCCGATAGCCGCTCCTTCCATCCTTGGGCAGCAGAATTAAAGAATTCATTGTTGAGGGCAGAACTGCTAAGCTTCATAAAGCCATCCATCCCAATCTGAAAGACAAATGGAGTGGGGTCAATAAAAAGTATGCTGCCAGATACTCAACTTTCCTCCAGAATTCATGAAATCAGGCAGATAAAGTCATGGGGCAATCTTAGAGAGGAATAAGAGAAGGAACCTCTTGGCGTTCTATCTTCCTAGGGTAAGAAGACCTCTGATGGGCACTTTTAGCCCCTTCTGCCATATAAATGATTTGAGAACGATTGCTCATTTGTGCAGAGGTTTTGGGAACTAGGAAAAAAACTGGGAATAAGAGCCATAGAACAACATAGTGTTTGTGCATACTGCATACATACAAGAAAGTACAACAGACATGAAAGCAAGCCCCCACCTGCCCCTAAGGGCAACAGCTGTTCTCCAGGAAGGCCTGGGTGTCCTATTAAAATATTTGGAGGTGGACATACATACACAGGGGAATCACTGAATTGGCAAGTCTCTCAATGTGGCATTGCATTTCTTTGCGCTAAATGCCACAACCGTGGCACAGTAAAAGTAATGACAGGTTGAGACTCATTAAAAATGCCAATATTGTAGGACCAAGATTGTTTCCTTTTATAGAGCTCTAAACTACCACAGGGGCCAATAGTGGCTcaattcttcccccccccccaattcttgtTGATACatcaacaagaagaaaaagaatgatttTAATTCTGGGCCAAGGAAGCAGAAAATAAGGTGAGTTTCACAAATTGAACACCCATTTGCTAAACATGAAAGGGGTACCCAGAAGACAAATTTAATGAGTATTGGGAGCCTCAGGCCCTTACCATCGCACAGCCCAGGTTCTGCACAACAGCACTGCTATATAAAATTGTGGGAAGAAATTGACCCCTGACctgtttcctcccctccctccatggATACACACCTGCCTGTccacctctggcaggagcaggagcagcttCTGCTGACATTCAACTGGTAGCCCCATGAATGTGTGCTTGTTGATTAGAGCTCGTAGATTGGTGTTCACTAAGATGGATTCTGGGGTTTCTACATCAATTTCAGCACATTTTGTCCTCTTCAGCTGCCCTAAGAAAAGAGACACCAAAGATCATAATTAGAAAGGAGAGCTCTACCCATTTTGGAGTTACTAGATAACACAGCTCCTCAGCAAGGAATGGCAAAGTCCCTAGCCAGGACTGCTTCTTGAGTCTGAAATCCCACCCCACTTGACAAACCTCCTTAAGTAGGAAGGCTTTAAATTCCTCTACCACACAGGAAGAATGTCAAAGGAAATAAGATGGATGGCAGCACTCACAGTCCACAACTAAGTCGGTGAAATCTCAAGGGATGCTAGAACCTTTGCTTATTGAAGTGCTGCTTATGTGTAATGCATAGAAAACTGCTTCTGTGCAGTGTTTTTCAGATACATCGTAATCCTTCACTAGAGGTAAGGAAAGGTATCAGGAATAGAGAGTACAAAATGATTGAGCTTGGGATACTTCCTGTAAGGTTAGAAAATCTCACCCTGACCACAAAAGGAGCAGTTCAAGCTCAaagcatttcaaatttcaaacatTCTGTACACCTCTAATTAGA contains:
- the ASXL2 gene encoding putative Polycomb group protein ASXL2 isoform X1, whose amino-acid sequence is MSRNEIPLQVSARLSQVSSPQPGCPSPSMPPGKVISSSQKHSKKALKQALKQKQRKQQHCRASVPVSANHHLLQQHVKVANHSAPAKAGMRPAAWEGKPLDGHSSSPQNSTSSSSPSVKTEPSLPILGKKPFQRSERLHARQLKRTKCAEIDVETPESILVNTNLRALINKHTFMGLPVECQQKLLLLLPEVDRQIGMDGFMKLSSSALNNEFFNSAAQGWKERLSEGEFTPEMQLRLRQELEKEKKVELWKERFFESYYGQSSGLSLEESKQLTSCIPTVQNQAQAGSLAAQLQKYTVVHKAAPDKEQATSLVGPKVQVLPAVTAAAKGEEIEQPKAFKPEEPVNPSDSSASSQFSSQIPLKLFKRVEEPEGAAPHPACLESLVRQNPSKPKNAAIAGTKPSPEVESQENSAKEAPATGAEQMDTGSRAFKRKSEIPEEALMTPEKQLHVTEKCPTRPPFQGPPQCFPIAPMPKVPPLRIQVPRIQGAPALLSASQVSPRPPFPIIRRTGARTLADIKARARMARAQRAAAAAEAATAASIAATAASIVEAIPGPGPGGGKGEDRSSPPSGRPHGATLDMAGSGSRTSPRRLLPSCPTPFSPADSPAPEPAATSSAARAQLQPAPPAQSRTASRSPGMETTSISQPAVGNVRCANPSLLTVPATQDVTASLGSTTDLASVMEKLRNNPLALNQVTRTPCGFETGVNCKSISKTASAAGTGISEDKANALLSASLVSAVPFKAPPPLSSQAGTVPVSTLPPPPHNTLLVAHSPQLPPGSSGSSGSTSAVKASSSIPANNPLVAQLLQGKEVPMEQILPKPLTRVEIKSVALPMKEGKENTIDSRPGPPREGERQLLITFPRGGKPRLSHCGQSQDPPPLTSLPGQDLWKPTNLYSSQETSNESAQEHILQTVMQKFPMQSLPPAPSPPPRLPLLPPHFPLESSSTSQSFTLGFIGRRTFKPAMSGHYLLNVSTYGRCPENLRRNLALPPESLLCSDGPLMKFEDRERTSRDDSDSSGGKDEGDTDGDMTEDEAAHLKVKEESLTHEGGRGRQAASNVKLEQTAVSHKERSIHLFPTGQDYAESSPAKDFIQAAQEQVAQAVRGEMRPCSRELKTCASANATPQQPLLLSPSPSPQLFGSPTPAQLVGPGYSGTINVSTSPDMHEETLLTGLSDPSRMGDVVSFSVTVTAIPASQSANTGSHGQSLRSQAFAEDGGLEDLPSKCYCRLKAMIVCKGCGAFCHDDCIGPSKLCVSCLVVR
- the ASXL2 gene encoding putative Polycomb group protein ASXL2 isoform X2 yields the protein MREKGRKKKGRTWAEAARTVLEKNPNRPMSHKEILQVIQKEGLKEIRSGTSPLACLNAMLHTNSRGDEGIFYKVPGRMGVYTLKKDVPDGLKDLSEGSEESSDIQSDSPISESSSSSSSDQNSNKEGRKSRWRRKVSARLSQVSSPQPGCPSPSMPPGKVISSSQKHSKKALKQALKQKQRKQQHCRASVPVSANHHLLQQHVKVANHSAPAKAGMRPAAWEGKPLDGHSSSPQNSTSSSSPSVKTEPSLPILGKKPFQRSERLHARQLKRTKCAEIDVETPESILVNTNLRALINKHTFMGLPVECQQKLLLLLPEVDRQIGMDGFMKLSSSALNNEFFNSAAQGWKERLSEGEFTPEMQLRLRQELEKEKKVELWKERFFESYYGQSSGLSLEESKQLTSCIPTVQNQAQAGSLAAQLQKYTVVHKAAPDKEQATSLVGPKVQVLPAVTAAAKGEEIEQPKAFKPEEPVNPSDSSASSQFSSQIPLKLFKRVEEPEGAAPHPACLESLVRQNPSKPKNAAIAGTKPSPEVESQENSAKEAPATGAEQMDTGSRAFKRKSEIPEEALMTPEKQLHVTEKCPTRPPFQGPPQCFPIAPMPKVPPLRIQVPRIQGAPALLSASQVSPRPPFPIIRRTGARTLADIKARARMARAQRAAAAAEAATAASIAATAASIVEAIPGPGPGGGKGEDRSSPPSGRPHGATLDMAGSGSRTSPRRLLPSCPTPFSPADSPAPEPAATSSAARAQLQPAPPAQSRTASRSPGMETTSISQPAVGNVRCANPSLLTVPATQDVTASLGSTTDLASVMEKLRNNPLALNQVTRTPCGFETGVNCKSISKTASAAGTGISEDKANALLSASLVSAVPFKAPPPLSSQAGTVPVSTLPPPPHNTLLVAHSPQLPPGSSGSSGSTSAVKASSSIPANNPLVAQLLQGKEVPMEQILPKPLTRVEIKSVALPMKEGKENTIDSRPGPPREGERQLLITFPRGGKPRLSHCGQSQDPPPLTSLPGQDLWKPTNLYSSQETSNESAQEHILQTVMQKFPMQSLPPAPSPPPRLPLLPPHFPLESSSTSQSFTLGFIGRRTFKPAMSGHYLLNVSTYGRCPENLRRNLALPPESLLCSDGPLMKFEDRERTSRDDSDSSGGKDEGDTDGDMTEDEAAHLKVKEESLTHEGGRGRQAASNVKLEQTAVSHKERSIHLFPTGQDYAESSPAKDFIQAAQEQVAQAVRGEMRPCSRELKTCASANATPQQPLLLSPSPSPQLFGSPTPAQLVGPGYSGTINVSTSPDMHEETLLTGLSDPSRMGDVVSFSVTVTAIPASQSANTGSHGQSLRSQAFAEDGGLEDLPSKCYCRLKAMIVCKGCGAFCHDDCIGPSKLCVSCLVVR